DNA sequence from the uncultured Fretibacterium sp. genome:
CGAGGTCGGCGGCAGCAGGTCGGGGACCATGACGGGGAGCATCCCGGCGGCATGGGCCGCCTTGATCCCGTTGTAGGAGTCCTCCAGGACCACGCAGTCCGCGGGCGCTGCGTCGAGCTCCGAGGCGGCCTTCAGGAAGATGTCCGGCTCGGGCTTGCTCCGCGCCACGCGGTCTCCGGTCACGACCGCGTCGAACGGATGGTCCAGGTCGGCGTGTGCCATGTAGAAATCGACGAAGCGGCGCTCGCTGGAGGTGGCGATGGCGGTCTTCAGCCCGTTCGACCTCAGCCAGGAGAGCAGTTCCCTGAGCCCCGGCTTTTCGGGCATCCCGTTTTGCTCGATGTGTGCGAACGACCACGCCACCCGGTCCGCCCGCACGGCGTCGAAGTCGAATCCGGGTCCGAAGTGCTCGGTCATCAGGCGGCGCGTCACGGCGAGGTTGGCCCCGATGTGGCCGTATACGACCTCCTCCGTCATCTCGTACCCGTGCCGCCTGCCCGCCTCGACCCAGCCCCGCATGTTCAGTGACTCCGTGTCGAACATCAGGCCGTCCATATCAAAGATAACCGCAGAGACCAATCGCCTCAGCCCGCCTTTCCGCTTGAAGGTGCGAATTGAAGGTACGAAAGAAGGGGCCCGGAAGGTCCGGGCCCTCTCCCTCACGTCTTAATTATAGCG
Encoded proteins:
- a CDS encoding HAD family phosphatase gives rise to the protein MVSAVIFDMDGLMFDTESLNMRGWVEAGRRHGYEMTEEVVYGHIGANLAVTRRLMTEHFGPGFDFDAVRADRVAWSFAHIEQNGMPEKPGLRELLSWLRSNGLKTAIATSSERRFVDFYMAHADLDHPFDAVVTGDRVARSKPEPDIFLKAASELDAAPADCVVLEDSYNGIKAAHAAGMLPVMVPDLLPPTSEVERLLYRRVDSLDRVIPVLEELNRA